A part of Rattus rattus isolate New Zealand chromosome 6, Rrattus_CSIRO_v1, whole genome shotgun sequence genomic DNA contains:
- the Opn1sw gene encoding short-wave-sensitive opsin 1: protein MPGEDEFYLFQNISSVGPWDGPQYHIAPVWAFHLQAAFMGFVFFAGTPLNATVLVATLHYKKLRQPLNYILVNVSLGGFLFCVFSVFTVFIASCHGYFLFGRHVCALEAFLGSVAGLVTGWSLAFLAFERYLVICKPFGNIRFNSKHALMVVLITWTIGIGVSIPPFFGWSRFIPEGLQCSCGPDWYTVGTKYRSEHYTWFLFIFCFIIPLSLICFSYSQLLRTLRAVAAQQQESATTQKAEREVSHMVVVMVGSFCLCYVPYAALAMYMVNNRNHGLDLRLVTIPAFFSKSSCVYNPIIYCFMNKQFRACILEMVCRKPMTDESDMSGSQKTEVSTVSSSKVGPH, encoded by the exons ATGCCGGGAGAGGACGAGTTTTACCTGTTTCAGAATATCTCCTCAGTGGGGCCCTGGGATGGGCCTCAGTACCACATCGCTCCCGTCTGGGCCTTCCACCTCCAGGCAGCCTTCATGGGATTTGTCTTCTTTGCAGGGACCCCACTCAATGCCACAGTGTTGGTGGCCACGCTGCACTACAAAAAGTTGCGGCAGCCCCTCAACTACATTCTGGTCAATGTATCCCTCGGGGGCTTCCTCTTCTGCGTCTTCTCCGTCTTCACAGTCTTCATCGCCAGCTGTCATGGATACTTCCTCTTTGGTCGCCACGTTTGTGCTCTGGAGGCCTTCTTGGGCTCCGTAGCAG GTCTAGTGACAGGATGGTCCTTGGCTTTCCTGGCCTTTGAGCGCTACCTTGTCATCTGTAAACCCTTTGGCAACATCCGCTTCAACTCCAAGCACGCACTGATGGTGGTCCTGATTACTTGGACCATTGGCATCGGGGTGTCCATCCCGCCCTTCTTTGGCTGGAGCAG GTTCATCCCCGAGGGCCTGCAGTGCTCCTGTGGCCCAGACTGGTACACCGTGGGCACCAAGTATCGAAGCGAGCACTATACCTGGTTCCTGTTCATCTTCTGTTTCATCATTCCTCTTTCCCTCATCTGTTTCTCCTACTCCCAGTTGCTGAGGactctcagagct GTGGCGGCCCAGCAGCAAGAGTCAGCTACAACTCAAAAGGCTGAACGGGAGGTGAGCcatatggtggtggtgatggtgggatccttctgtctctgctacGTGCCCTATGCTGCCCTGGCCATGTACATGGTCAACAATCGTAACCACGGGCTGGACTTACGGCTTGTCACCATCCCCGCCTTCTTTTCCAAGAGTTCATGTGTCTACAACCCCATCATCTACTGCTTCATGAATAAGCAG TTCCGGGCCTGCATCCTGGAGATGGTGTGCAGGAAGCCCATGACAGACGAATCTGACATGTCTGGCtctcagaaaacagaagtttCTACTGTTTCTTCCAGCAAAGTTGGCCCTCACTAA